The proteins below come from a single Iocasia fonsfrigidae genomic window:
- the alr gene encoding alanine racemase, which yields MKGKSRPVWVEINLANLKYNLALLKEKVSADTIIMAVVKADAYSHGVLPVSKTLVESGVKRLAVALPEEGLELREAGFSLPIQVMGEVLPPQDELLLDYDLIPTIGRMDTALRINTLAEKKGIKKKVHIKIDTGMGRIGVSAEMANDFIMSLSQMDNLVIEGIMTHFATADEADKEYTHQQWELFQQLLHDLAESGFIIPLRHAANSAALIDLPEFQLNMVRPGIALYGLHPSQEMHKKLPFKPVLSWKSRVVYLKNLPQGSSISYGAAYITSRDSKIATIPLGYADGYSRLLSNKAHVLINGQKAPVRGKVCMDQFMVDVTDISDVNIGSEVVLVGKQGKEEITATEMAEIMGTINYEFVCNISNRVPRIYR from the coding sequence ATGAAGGGTAAGAGCCGTCCGGTTTGGGTTGAAATTAATCTGGCTAATCTTAAATACAATTTGGCGTTATTAAAGGAAAAGGTCTCTGCTGATACTATAATTATGGCTGTGGTTAAGGCAGATGCTTATAGTCATGGTGTTTTACCTGTCAGTAAGACTCTTGTTGAATCAGGGGTAAAGAGATTGGCGGTGGCCCTGCCTGAAGAGGGTCTTGAGCTGCGCGAAGCTGGGTTTTCGTTGCCAATTCAGGTAATGGGTGAGGTTTTACCACCACAGGATGAATTATTACTTGACTATGACCTTATCCCTACTATAGGGAGAATGGATACAGCACTGAGGATTAATACCTTAGCAGAAAAAAAAGGTATTAAAAAAAAGGTGCATATAAAAATAGATACAGGTATGGGGAGGATAGGTGTTTCTGCTGAGATGGCTAATGATTTTATTATGAGTCTATCTCAAATGGATAATCTTGTTATTGAAGGAATAATGACCCACTTTGCTACAGCAGATGAGGCTGATAAGGAATATACCCATCAACAGTGGGAGCTATTTCAACAATTACTGCATGATTTGGCAGAATCAGGATTTATAATACCCCTCAGGCATGCTGCTAATAGTGCGGCACTTATTGATTTGCCTGAGTTTCAATTAAATATGGTAAGACCGGGAATTGCCCTTTATGGGTTACATCCCTCACAGGAGATGCATAAAAAACTTCCCTTTAAACCAGTATTAAGCTGGAAATCAAGGGTAGTATATCTTAAAAACCTTCCCCAGGGTAGTAGTATTAGCTATGGGGCTGCATATATTACCTCCAGGGATAGTAAAATTGCAACAATTCCGCTTGGTTATGCAGATGGATATTCCCGCTTGTTATCAAACAAGGCCCATGTTTTGATTAATGGACAGAAGGCCCCTGTCAGAGGGAAGGTCTGTATGGACCAGTTTATGGTTGATGTAACAGATATTTCTGATGTAAATATTGGTAGTGAAGTAGTTCTTGTAGGAAAACAGGGTAAAGAAGAGATAACAGCCACTGAAATGGCTGAAATTATGGGTACAATTAATTATGAATTTGTTTGTAATATATCAAATAGGGTACCCAGGATCTATCGATAG
- a CDS encoding HPr family phosphocarrier protein, with the protein MLKKEVIIKNKTGLHARPAAVFVEAADRFESDVEIIFDGIAVNAKSIIGVLSLGIGKGDQITLVTEGSDEKEALEYLIEIIENSFGENGGGEYDTL; encoded by the coding sequence ATGCTAAAAAAAGAAGTGATAATTAAGAATAAAACTGGCTTACACGCCAGGCCAGCTGCTGTTTTTGTTGAGGCTGCTGACAGGTTTGAATCAGATGTAGAGATAATATTTGATGGTATAGCTGTAAATGCCAAGAGTATAATTGGGGTATTATCATTAGGGATAGGTAAGGGTGATCAGATAACACTGGTTACTGAAGGTAGTGATGAAAAAGAGGCGTTAGAGTATTTGATAGAGATTATAGAAAATAGTTTTGGTGAAAATGGAGGGGGAGAATATGATACTCTCTGA
- the acpS gene encoding holo-ACP synthase: protein MIIGLGIDIVKIERIEKILDRWNNRFKSRIFTEDEISYCSSKARPAQHYAARFAVKEAAVKMLGGTVYSWQDFEVSNDDSGKPGLSLKGETAEIALENGIKNLYVSIAHENDYAIAQVIGEGDS, encoded by the coding sequence ATGATTATAGGATTGGGTATAGATATAGTTAAGATAGAGCGTATTGAAAAAATTCTCGATAGGTGGAATAATAGATTTAAATCCCGAATCTTTACTGAGGATGAGATCAGCTATTGTAGTTCTAAAGCAAGACCGGCCCAGCACTATGCTGCCCGTTTTGCTGTCAAAGAGGCTGCTGTAAAAATGTTGGGTGGTACTGTATATAGCTGGCAGGACTTTGAGGTAAGTAATGATGATTCTGGTAAACCTGGACTTAGCTTAAAGGGAGAGACAGCTGAAATTGCTTTAGAGAATGGTATAAAAAATCTTTATGTCAGTATTGCTCATGAGAATGATTATGCGATAGCACAGGTGATTGGGGAGGGTGATAGTTAA
- a CDS encoding methyl-accepting chemotaxis protein → MKRKKDIFEGVNLKLIKKINRDIKISTKLIISLLLLCIIPLSIVGYYTYNHSKSTIKDKAGNFSSELINQMAINFDTKLGHIEKLSSSIITNNDLMEVLSIANEDEDVSQRLKNQQVIKDTFNSIAFTDEDIDSILIYRFNNRDTGIGTLNTGSLKGVLGNNLEETEVFKEVMEKDGTPVWIKISNPNNQKIDYFLLLRSIKHFSLRTGTKEIGVLIFALRTNYADNIVSNIKMDQELSMYLFNNDKEILYQNVFSPEQDENEELAGDLSKKSILNGEVLLERQGANIFSAEDKRYFTFQGQLLASEKLRNGWVLTTAIPLSSLTEEIDDLKIDFMILMLISILLCVLLSVLISLSVSRPLKTIVNVMQRTKKGDLTAKSPIEGNNEFGILSIAFNDMIDNIKVLIEKTRNTGKDVRESTAVVKDVSMETISSTQQVSSAIEEIANGAAEQSQEAQNSIAAMNQLADRINTASQKIAVIVNTTNKVKEEGENASLTIKELNQKTEETVKVSTLIKEDIENLNNNIEEIVSIISVINEIAEQINLLSLNASIEAARAGENGRGFAVVAQEVRKLAEEANEATNNIEGIIKNIFSKTRNTVQEVNKADQIFKEQQSSVHDTENAFNNILAAQERILENINFITKVIGEVTEDKEKTVKQINEMAAIAEESAASTEEVSAISQEQSNLAEKLADLAIKLEETVDSLNGVLDEFII, encoded by the coding sequence TTGAAGAGAAAAAAAGATATTTTTGAGGGGGTAAATCTAAAGTTAATAAAAAAGATAAACAGGGATATAAAAATCAGTACTAAGTTAATTATTTCTTTATTATTATTGTGTATTATTCCTTTGTCAATAGTAGGTTATTATACATATAATCATTCAAAATCTACTATTAAAGATAAGGCTGGTAATTTTTCCAGTGAACTTATTAATCAAATGGCCATTAATTTTGATACAAAACTGGGGCATATTGAAAAACTTTCTAGTTCTATCATTACCAATAATGATTTAATGGAGGTATTAAGTATTGCTAATGAAGATGAAGATGTTTCTCAACGGCTTAAAAATCAGCAGGTCATTAAAGATACCTTTAATTCAATTGCTTTTACTGATGAAGATATAGACAGTATTCTGATTTATCGTTTTAATAATAGGGATACTGGTATAGGGACTTTAAATACAGGTAGTCTAAAAGGGGTCTTAGGTAATAATTTAGAAGAGACTGAAGTATTCAAAGAAGTAATGGAGAAAGATGGTACACCGGTCTGGATAAAGATTTCTAACCCTAATAATCAAAAAATTGATTATTTTTTGTTATTAAGGAGTATAAAACACTTTAGTTTAAGAACCGGGACTAAAGAAATAGGGGTATTAATTTTTGCCTTAAGAACAAATTATGCTGATAATATAGTAAGTAATATTAAGATGGATCAGGAACTATCTATGTATTTATTTAATAATGATAAAGAAATTTTATACCAAAATGTCTTTAGCCCTGAGCAAGATGAGAATGAAGAGTTAGCAGGTGATCTTTCAAAAAAGAGTATTCTTAATGGGGAAGTTTTACTGGAACGGCAGGGTGCTAATATATTTAGTGCTGAAGATAAAAGGTATTTTACTTTTCAGGGACAGTTACTTGCAAGTGAAAAATTGAGAAACGGCTGGGTATTAACAACAGCTATACCGTTGTCTTCGTTAACAGAGGAAATCGATGATCTTAAGATTGATTTTATGATACTTATGCTCATAAGTATACTCCTTTGTGTTTTATTGAGTGTTTTAATTTCATTAAGTGTTTCTCGACCACTAAAAACTATTGTCAATGTTATGCAGCGAACAAAAAAGGGGGATTTAACAGCTAAATCACCCATAGAAGGAAATAATGAATTTGGTATTCTATCAATAGCATTTAATGATATGATTGATAATATCAAGGTTTTAATAGAAAAAACACGTAATACCGGAAAGGATGTCAGGGAAAGTACTGCTGTTGTTAAAGATGTCTCTATGGAAACAATCTCAAGCACTCAACAGGTTTCATCAGCTATTGAAGAGATTGCCAATGGTGCAGCAGAGCAGTCACAGGAAGCTCAGAATAGTATTGCAGCTATGAATCAGCTGGCAGACAGGATTAATACTGCTTCCCAGAAGATAGCTGTGATAGTTAATACAACAAATAAGGTGAAGGAAGAGGGGGAAAATGCCAGTTTAACTATTAAAGAACTAAATCAGAAAACAGAAGAGACGGTTAAGGTCTCTACCTTGATCAAGGAGGATATTGAAAATCTAAATAATAATATTGAGGAAATTGTTAGTATTATTAGTGTGATAAATGAAATTGCTGAGCAGATAAATCTCCTATCTTTAAATGCCTCAATTGAAGCCGCCCGGGCCGGAGAGAATGGTCGGGGATTTGCTGTAGTTGCCCAGGAAGTACGGAAACTGGCCGAAGAAGCTAATGAAGCTACCAATAATATTGAAGGTATTATAAAAAACATATTCTCTAAAACCAGAAATACCGTTCAGGAGGTTAATAAAGCTGATCAAATCTTTAAGGAACAGCAGAGCTCTGTTCATGATACAGAAAATGCCTTTAATAACATTCTTGCTGCTCAGGAAAGGATTTTAGAAAATATTAATTTTATAACTAAAGTCATAGGAGAAGTAACTGAAGATAAAGAAAAAACTGTAAAACAGATTAATGAAATGGCTGCTATTGCTGAAGAATCAGCTGCTTCTACTGAAGAGGTTTCAGCTATAAGTCAGGAACAATCAAACTTAGCTGAGAAACTGGCAGACCTGGCTATAAAGTTGGAAGAAACAGTTGACAGTCTAAATGGGGTTTTAGATGAGTTTATAATCTGA
- a CDS encoding DUF3243 domain-containing protein: protein MVERYEDWDDWKKTLGQAVAAGNSIGMGDETIVKIGSKLGDILDSIVEPENREQRVLKELWDLASEEEQNALTGMIVKMVKGERKVET, encoded by the coding sequence ATGGTGGAAAGGTATGAAGATTGGGATGACTGGAAAAAGACGCTGGGACAGGCAGTTGCGGCAGGAAATTCGATAGGTATGGGTGATGAGACTATTGTAAAGATAGGCAGTAAACTGGGGGATATTCTGGATAGTATTGTAGAGCCTGAGAATCGTGAACAGCGTGTTTTAAAGGAATTGTGGGATTTAGCCAGTGAAGAAGAACAAAATGCTCTAACCGGCATGATTGTCAAAATGGTTAAAGGGGAAAGGAAAGTGGAAACATAA
- the glmS gene encoding glutamine--fructose-6-phosphate transaminase (isomerizing), whose protein sequence is MCGIVGYIGNSDVVDILLGGLKRLEYRGYDSAGIAINNGKELELIKKKGKLKELQEIVASTPLSGKMGIGHTRWATHGSPSDENSHPHVDCTGEFVVVHNGIIENFQQLREELCEKGHVFTSETDTEVIAHLLEEYYQGDLREAINQVIAHLEGSYALGIISSKETDKIYAVRQDSPLVIGIGEGENYIASDIPAFLEYTDQFYILDDGEMAEIKKDKITIYDQKGVMADKEVFEVNWDAEMAEKGGYPHFMLKEIYEQPAALRRVMADRVSPGKIELEEINLSTEEIKDFNKIYILACGTAYYSGMIGKYVIEELTRTTVEIDVASEFRYRDPIVDDKTLVIVVSQSGETADTLAGLRLAQQKGARVLALTNVVGSTIPREADEVFYLHAGPEIAVASTKAFTNMVAAFYLLALYIAKIKDTVSREELAVYIDELLKLPKLAAETLESSEEMIKGRARDYHLQRDAFFIGRNTDYTLSLEGALKLKEISYIHAEAYPAGELKHGPLALIIEGVPVIAIATRMSLYEKTLSNIKEVKARGADVTAITFRGEKEVEKSVDHVLYIPKINELFSGVLAIIPLQLLAYYTAVEKGYDVDQPRNLAKSVTVE, encoded by the coding sequence TTGTGCGGAATTGTTGGTTATATTGGGAATAGTGATGTAGTAGATATTTTGCTTGGAGGACTTAAAAGACTGGAATACCGCGGTTATGATTCTGCTGGTATAGCTATCAACAATGGTAAGGAATTAGAGCTTATTAAGAAAAAGGGTAAGCTGAAGGAACTGCAGGAAATAGTTGCCTCAACCCCTCTATCTGGAAAGATGGGTATTGGTCATACTAGATGGGCTACTCATGGTTCTCCATCTGACGAAAATTCACACCCACATGTGGACTGTACCGGGGAGTTTGTTGTAGTCCATAATGGTATTATTGAGAATTTTCAGCAGCTGAGGGAAGAACTCTGTGAAAAAGGCCATGTATTTACCTCAGAGACAGATACAGAGGTGATTGCCCATTTGTTGGAAGAATATTATCAGGGTGATTTAAGGGAAGCCATTAATCAAGTAATAGCACATTTAGAGGGTTCATATGCCCTGGGGATAATATCAAGCAAAGAGACAGATAAAATTTATGCAGTGAGACAGGATAGCCCTCTTGTGATTGGTATTGGTGAGGGAGAGAACTATATAGCTTCGGATATACCTGCTTTTCTGGAGTATACTGATCAATTCTATATTCTTGATGATGGGGAAATGGCTGAAATTAAGAAGGATAAGATTACAATATATGATCAAAAAGGTGTAATGGCTGATAAAGAAGTATTTGAAGTAAACTGGGATGCAGAGATGGCTGAAAAGGGTGGTTATCCCCATTTTATGCTTAAAGAGATCTATGAACAGCCAGCTGCCCTGAGGCGTGTTATGGCAGATAGGGTTTCCCCGGGAAAAATAGAGCTAGAGGAAATAAACCTATCGACAGAGGAAATTAAAGACTTTAATAAGATTTATATTCTGGCCTGTGGGACTGCTTATTACTCTGGAATGATTGGCAAATATGTTATCGAAGAACTGACCAGAACTACTGTAGAGATCGATGTAGCTTCAGAGTTCAGGTATCGAGACCCTATTGTTGATGATAAAACACTGGTGATTGTAGTCAGCCAGTCAGGAGAGACTGCTGATACCCTTGCTGGATTAAGATTAGCCCAGCAAAAAGGGGCCCGTGTACTGGCTTTGACCAATGTTGTTGGTAGTACTATTCCCCGTGAGGCAGATGAGGTGTTTTATCTTCATGCAGGACCAGAGATTGCTGTTGCTTCTACCAAGGCATTTACTAATATGGTTGCGGCTTTTTATCTGCTTGCTTTATATATCGCGAAAATTAAAGATACAGTAAGCAGAGAAGAACTGGCGGTCTATATAGATGAACTCCTTAAACTGCCTAAACTGGCAGCAGAAACACTTGAAAGTAGTGAAGAAATGATTAAAGGGCGAGCCCGGGATTATCACCTGCAGAGAGATGCCTTTTTTATTGGTCGTAATACTGATTATACACTGTCTTTAGAAGGGGCGTTAAAATTAAAGGAAATATCCTATATTCATGCTGAAGCATATCCTGCCGGGGAATTAAAACATGGGCCACTGGCATTAATTATTGAAGGTGTACCTGTAATTGCAATAGCTACCAGGATGTCTCTCTATGAAAAGACATTAAGCAATATTAAGGAAGTAAAGGCCCGAGGTGCAGATGTTACGGCAATTACTTTTAGGGGAGAAAAAGAAGTAGAGAAATCAGTTGATCATGTTTTATATATTCCTAAGATAAATGAGTTGTTTAGTGGTGTTTTAGCTATTATACCACTACAACTGCTGGCCTATTATACTGCTGTAGAAAAGGGATATGATGTTGATCAACCCCGTAACCTGGCTAAAAGTGTTACAGTTGAATAA
- a CDS encoding NAD(P)H-hydrate dehydratase: MIVLKPAEMRAVDKAAIEAGFPGVMLMEIAGRAVADKVVKFIEPGSKVLIFIGKGNNGGDGLVAARYLDTEGYNVQLILLAGEDSLSDSSLMNYRLCKLRSINTLKIDTIGTDYQEVKNLLAACDIVIDAILGTGISGSIRGRAADLIELINNVDKKVLAVDIPSGISGENGSVLGKAVKATWTLTMAYPKPGLLLYPGRKYCGQIGVVDLTVPEKFVLNEGCSHYTLTCSEALDWLPTREKTGHKGSFGKITVIGGSPGMDGAPVLTGLAALKTGAGLVRLAIPGDTLSISSAYSPELITTPLTKSDNNEPDWNIISKVMADSDMIVAGPGFGRSKTSSEVIKKLISTYHKPLLIDADGLNVIDDIKLLKQRKETLILTPHPGEMARLLDEEIKVIQQDRIKIARQFAVDKQLYLVLKGAATIIALPDGKIYINTTGNEGMATAGSGDTLAGIIAGLLSQGLAPEKAVVLGVYLHGLAGDLAVQDTTSYSLMAGDLIDYIPAAIKKLIAGSGGELK; the protein is encoded by the coding sequence ATGATAGTATTAAAACCAGCAGAAATGAGGGCTGTTGATAAGGCGGCTATTGAGGCTGGTTTTCCTGGTGTTATGCTGATGGAAATAGCTGGTCGGGCTGTGGCTGATAAAGTAGTGAAGTTTATAGAGCCGGGAAGTAAAGTGTTAATATTTATTGGTAAAGGTAATAATGGTGGTGATGGTTTAGTAGCTGCCCGTTATCTGGATACTGAGGGATATAATGTCCAGTTAATTCTTTTAGCGGGAGAAGACAGTTTATCAGATAGTTCACTAATGAATTACCGTTTATGTAAATTGAGATCTATTAATACTTTAAAAATAGATACGATAGGGACTGATTATCAAGAGGTAAAAAATTTGCTGGCTGCCTGTGACATAGTAATAGATGCTATTTTAGGAACAGGTATTAGTGGTAGTATTAGGGGGAGGGCAGCAGATTTAATTGAATTGATAAATAACGTCGATAAGAAGGTACTGGCAGTAGATATACCTTCTGGTATAAGTGGAGAGAATGGAAGCGTTTTAGGAAAAGCAGTAAAGGCTACTTGGACCCTTACTATGGCTTACCCTAAACCGGGTCTTTTACTTTATCCAGGGAGAAAGTATTGTGGGCAAATAGGGGTTGTGGATCTAACTGTTCCAGAAAAATTTGTACTTAATGAAGGGTGTTCACACTATACTCTGACCTGTTCAGAAGCCCTGGATTGGCTTCCTACCAGGGAGAAGACAGGCCATAAAGGTAGTTTTGGCAAAATAACGGTAATAGGTGGAAGTCCTGGTATGGATGGAGCACCTGTCCTGACAGGCCTAGCTGCTCTCAAAACAGGTGCCGGGCTGGTAAGGCTGGCCATACCCGGGGATACCCTTTCAATAAGTTCGGCTTATAGTCCAGAATTAATAACTACACCATTGACTAAAAGTGATAATAATGAACCTGATTGGAATATAATTAGTAAAGTGATGGCTGATTCAGATATGATTGTTGCTGGCCCTGGTTTTGGCCGTTCAAAAACAAGTTCAGAAGTTATTAAAAAATTAATAAGTACTTATCATAAACCACTGCTGATCGATGCTGACGGACTAAATGTTATTGACGATATTAAGCTTTTAAAACAGAGGAAGGAAACATTGATTCTAACACCCCATCCAGGGGAAATGGCTCGTTTACTTGATGAGGAGATAAAGGTAATACAGCAGGATAGAATCAAAATAGCACGCCAGTTTGCTGTAGATAAACAGCTTTATTTAGTATTAAAGGGTGCGGCAACAATAATTGCCCTACCAGATGGAAAAATTTATATTAATACTACAGGTAATGAGGGAATGGCTACTGCAGGTAGTGGTGATACCCTTGCTGGAATTATAGCCGGGTTATTATCCCAGGGACTGGCCCCTGAAAAAGCTGTTGTGCTGGGGGTATATTTGCATGGACTGGCAGGTGATCTAGCTGTACAGGATACTACTTCCTATTCATTAATGGCTGGTGATCTAATAGACTATATTCCAGCGGCAATCAAAAAACTGATTGCTGGTTCAGGAGGGGAATTAAAATGA